In Opitutaceae bacterium, the sequence CAGGCAAACTCTGATGCAGCCGTGGCAGAACTCGGCAAGGTGATCATCGATTCCCACGCCCGTGTGGAGCACCTCCAACAGGCGCACGATTCGCTCGCCCAAGCGTCAGTATTCAGCAGGCCGATTGTCTTCCTGCGCGACCTCGATACCCAGGTGTTTTCCGGCACTTGGTCCGACTACTCGCCGACAGTGCCGACGACTGTCGAGGGTGCGGTTTATGCGTTCGTTGGAATGGTGCTCGCCTGGAGCCTCTACTCGTTGCTCACGGAGCCGGCCCGCAGGTTGGCGTCAAGACCCGCTGCAGCTTGAAGCAACAGTCCGGATGTCTACCTCTCGCAACCTAATCCCCGGCCGGATCGCTGATTCGCTCAAACGTTTCCCGCCGTTCTCGATGCTGGGCGAGGAGGAGGTCCGGTCCCTGGCAGCACAGGCATCTGTGACGATGGTCTCCGAGGGCGATTGTGTGTGGCGTCAAGGGGACAGGCCCGGACTCGAGGTGCATTTTCTTGCACGCGGGCGTGTCGAGTATCTTTGGAACCATGACGATCGACTTGAGCGCGTGGATGTGCGGGATGTGGGCGACGTGCTCGGGTTGAGCGCTCATGTGAAAGGTGAAGCATTTAGGGTGACGGCCAAAGCTGTGGAGGATTCTCTTTTTTATGGGCTCCCTTGGGCGGTACTGGGCCCGCTCATTGAAAAGAATGATGCCGCGCGCCATTATGTTCGTCGCCATCTCTTCTGGGTCGTGCGTGTCGGTCACGCCATCGACTTCACTGAAGATCCGGGCGAGACAGGCGTCGGGCGCAGCAAGAACATCCTTCAGGCACACCTTGACGGCGCCCAGGTGGTCAATCCGCGACCGATCGATCGTCTCCTCACTTGTAGTGAAGACACGACTTTGTTGGACGCGGCGAAAGAGATGAGGCGCGCGGGTGTTCCTTCAATCCTGGTAGTTGATGACGCGGGGCGTCCGCGCGGAATCGTCTCCTCGACCAACCTGGTGCAGTCCGCAGTCGTCGACGGCATGGACCGAGCAACACCCGTGGGGAGGATCATGACCTCGCCTGTTGTAACCGTCTCGCCTGGTTCCAGCGCGACTGCCGCCATCCTTCAAATGTTGCGCCAACGCATCGGCCAAGTGTGTGTGACCGAGGACGGAACGCCGAACTCCCGCGCACTGGACGTGGCAACGCACAAGGATCTCCTGGCGCAGAATGGTCATCACCCGGCGGGACTTCTGCGTGAGCTCAGGTACGCCGACTCACCTGCGCGTTTTCGGGAGCTGTGCGACGAGATTGAAGCGATTGCCAGCAGCTACCTACACGCGGGCGTCTCGGCCATTTATGTCGGACAGATTTGCGCCGAGCTCTACGATGAACTCGTGCAACGCCTCCTTGAACGCACTGGGGCACAGTTACTGGCGGAAGGCTTCCCCATGCCGGAGGTTGCCTGGGCGTGGATGTCGGTGGGAAGCGACGGGCGTCGTGAACAGATTCTGCGGACGGACATGGACAATGCGTTCGTCTTTGCCAGCGCAGGGGAGGCGGCTCGCGACGAGGAGCACCGGGCGTTCTTCATCAAGTGGGCCGACCGCGTCATCGATCAAATGGCGGCAGCGGGATTTGCACGCTGCCAAGGTGGCGTCATGGCCCTAAATCCCCGCTGGTGCCGAACCGAGAGAGAATGGGCTGATGAAGTTTGCGACGCCCAGTCGTTTGCAGGTGGAGACGGACTTCTGCGCGCTTCAGTTCTTTTTGATCTCCGTTTTGTCGCCGGCAGTCCTGATCTCTGTGCCGAGCTCCGCACGTTGGTGTTCAAGCAGGTGGGGGCGGACACCCGGCTCCAACGTCGGATGGCGGAGGCCGTGATTGACGCCACCCCGCCGCTCAACTTCATCGGCCGTCTTGTCGTTGAGGCGTTTGGTGGGGGAGATGAACAGCTGGATATTAAAGCGCGAGGGATGGGCCCGCTTCGTGATGCCGCCCGGCTCTTTGCCTTGAAGTACAACCTGAGCCGCCGACATTCGACTGGCGGACGATGGGAGGAACTGCGGCGAAATGTACCGGCTCGCGCGGAGCTGGCCCTGCAGGCGCGAGATGCTTACGACTTCCTGCTCCGACTTCGAAGCCTGAATGGGTTGCGTCGCGGCGACTCGGGTCGACATCTCGATCCTTCCACGCTTTCAAAACTGGAGCGAACGCAGCTCTCAAGCGTCTTTGATGTGGTGCGCAGCGTGCAGCAGGCGGTCAAGATCGAGTTTCACGTCGACCTCACCTGACATGCTCTTGCCTTGGAGAAAGCGCGTTCCTGACTGGATGGCTGGTTATCATGAACTCACCCGGCATAAGTTGGACCGCCGGATGCCAATTGATCAGGTCACATTCCTGGTGATCGACGCTGAAACAACGGGCTTCGACCTTCAGAAGGACCGGATGCTCTCGCT encodes:
- a CDS encoding DUF2937 family protein: MKPTSAIGRWFDRWADRIACVIGAVLAAQGPSFMLQYLQRLGGHLDEARRQLALLVSAAEKSGRPWREWAESAQANSDAAVAELGKVIIDSHARVEHLQQAHDSLAQASVFSRPIVFLRDLDTQVFSGTWSDYSPTVPTTVEGAVYAFVGMVLAWSLYSLLTEPARRLASRPAAA
- a CDS encoding DUF294 nucleotidyltransferase-like domain-containing protein, translating into MSTSRNLIPGRIADSLKRFPPFSMLGEEEVRSLAAQASVTMVSEGDCVWRQGDRPGLEVHFLARGRVEYLWNHDDRLERVDVRDVGDVLGLSAHVKGEAFRVTAKAVEDSLFYGLPWAVLGPLIEKNDAARHYVRRHLFWVVRVGHAIDFTEDPGETGVGRSKNILQAHLDGAQVVNPRPIDRLLTCSEDTTLLDAAKEMRRAGVPSILVVDDAGRPRGIVSSTNLVQSAVVDGMDRATPVGRIMTSPVVTVSPGSSATAAILQMLRQRIGQVCVTEDGTPNSRALDVATHKDLLAQNGHHPAGLLRELRYADSPARFRELCDEIEAIASSYLHAGVSAIYVGQICAELYDELVQRLLERTGAQLLAEGFPMPEVAWAWMSVGSDGRREQILRTDMDNAFVFASAGEAARDEEHRAFFIKWADRVIDQMAAAGFARCQGGVMALNPRWCRTEREWADEVCDAQSFAGGDGLLRASVLFDLRFVAGSPDLCAELRTLVFKQVGADTRLQRRMAEAVIDATPPLNFIGRLVVEAFGGGDEQLDIKARGMGPLRDAARLFALKYNLSRRHSTGGRWEELRRNVPARAELALQARDAYDFLLRLRSLNGLRRGDSGRHLDPSTLSKLERTQLSSVFDVVRSVQQAVKIEFHVDLT